The proteins below are encoded in one region of Populus alba chromosome 2, ASM523922v2, whole genome shotgun sequence:
- the LOC118049422 gene encoding bet1-like SNARE 1-1 isoform X2 — MNSRRDVRNNRAALFDGIEEGGIRASSLYSSHEIDEQDNERALEGLEDRVSLLKRLSGDINEEVDSHNLMLDRMGNDMDSSRGVLSGTMDRFKMVILLRWI; from the exons ATGAATTCGCGGAG GGATGTTCGTAACAATAGGGCTGCTCTTTTTGATGGCATCGAGGAGGGTGGCATCAGAGCTTCGTCCTTGTACTCCTCCCACGAGATTGATGAGCAAGATAATGAAAGAGCTTTGGAAGGGTTGGAGGATAGAGTCAGTCTGCTGAAGAGA CTGTCAGGAGATATAAATGAAGAGGTGGACAGCCATAATCTTATGCTAGACAGAATG GGCAATGATATGGATTCTTCCAGGGGAGTGCTGTCAGGAACCATGGATCGCTTTAAGATG GTAATATTGCTACGATGGATTTGA
- the LOC118049373 gene encoding deoxyhypusine hydroxylase produces the protein MGSLDTTTPTGSRSNMEQFLCERLVDQTQPIHERFRALFSLRNLKGPGPRNALIHATRDSSNLLAHEAAFALGQMQDAEAIPALEAALNDLSLHPIVRHEAAEALGAIGLDSNVPFLKNSLTNDPAQEVRETCELALKRIEEMNSTSNVDGSSVTEKSPFMSVDPAAPASFCSSVDELRGVLLDEKRSMYERYGALFALRNHGGDEAVSAIVDSLAASSALLKHEVAYVLGQLQNKVASAALCRILRDANEHPMVRHEAAEALGSIADEQSVALLEEFSKDHEPLVAQSCEVALSMLEFERSGKSFEYLFMQDPLVQA, from the exons ATGGGTTCCCTGGACACAACCACCCCAACAGGATCCCGGTCCAACATGGAGCAATTTCTTTGTGAACGGTTGGTCGACCAGACCCAGCCTATCCACGAACGCTTTAGAGCTCTCTTCTCTCTCCGTAACCTCAAAGGCCCTGGACCCCGCAACGCCCTCATTCACG CAACAAGGGATTCTTCAAATTTGCTGGCCCACGAGGCTGCCTTTGCGTTGGGTCAAATGCAAGATGCTGAAGCTATCCCTGCTCTGGAAGCAGCTCTAAATGATCTTTCTTTGCATCCTATTGTCCGCCATGAG GCTGCTGAAGCTCTTGGTGCAATTGGCTTAGACAGTAATGTTCCTTTTTTGAAGAATAGTTTGACTAATGATCCGGCTCAGGAGGTTAGAGAAACTTGTGAACTGGCTCTCAAGCGAATTGAGGAAATGAATTCTACAAGCAATGTTGATGGATCATCAGTAACAGAAAAATCACCTTTTATGTCTGTTGACCCAGCTGCACCAGCTTCGTTTTGCTCTTCTGTTGATGAGCTGAG GGGAGTTCTTCTGGATGAAAAAAGAAGCATGTATGAGCGCTACGGTGCTCTTTTTGCACTTCGGAATCACGGTGGGGATGAAGCTGTTTCTGCTATAGTTGATTCTTTGGCTGCAAGTAGTGCATTGCTCAAGCATGAG GTTGCTTATGTTTTGGGCCAATTGCAAAACAAAGTTGCTTCCGCTGCACTTTGTAGAATACTTAGAGATGCAAATGAACATCCAATGGTCAGACATGAGGCTGCCGAAGCTCTTGGTTCCATTGCAG ATGAGCAAAGTGTTGCACTTCTTGAGGAATTTTCTAAGGATCATGAGCCTCTGGTTGCACAAAGCTGTGAAGTTGCTCTGAGCATGCTAGAATTTGAAAGATCAGGAAAATCATTTGAG TACCTCTTCATGCAAGACCCTCTCGTGCAAGCTTAA
- the LOC118049422 gene encoding bet1-like SNARE 1-1 isoform X1 → MNSRRDVRNNRAALFDGIEEGGIRASSLYSSHEIDEQDNERALEGLEDRVSLLKRLSGDINEEVDSHNLMLDRMGNDMDSSRGVLSGTMDRFKMVFETKSSRRMLTLVASFVVIFLIIYYLTR, encoded by the exons ATGAATTCGCGGAG GGATGTTCGTAACAATAGGGCTGCTCTTTTTGATGGCATCGAGGAGGGTGGCATCAGAGCTTCGTCCTTGTACTCCTCCCACGAGATTGATGAGCAAGATAATGAAAGAGCTTTGGAAGGGTTGGAGGATAGAGTCAGTCTGCTGAAGAGA CTGTCAGGAGATATAAATGAAGAGGTGGACAGCCATAATCTTATGCTAGACAGAATG GGCAATGATATGGATTCTTCCAGGGGAGTGCTGTCAGGAACCATGGATCGCTTTAAGATG GTATTTGAAACCAAATCAAGCCGTAGAATGCTTACACTCGTGGCGTCATTTGTGGTCATATTCCTAATTATATACTATCTCACCAGGTAA